A window of the Tenebrio molitor chromosome 1, icTenMoli1.1, whole genome shotgun sequence genome harbors these coding sequences:
- the LOC138122437 gene encoding ankyrin-3-like isoform X6: MALGNGNTPNGGVTQEKAPVVNGTNMETLPRAGKQTDPNTAFLRAARANQLDKIQEYLDSGTVRDINTSNANGLNALHLAAKDGHVEIARELLKRGAIVDAATKKGNTALHIASLAGQEEIVRLLVQHNASLNVQSQNGFTPLYMAAQENHDGCVKYLLSKGANQTLATEDGFTPLAVAMQQGHDKVVAVLLENDTRGKVRLPALHIAAKKDDVKAAALLLQNEHNPDITSKSGFTPLHIAAHYGNDKVASLLYDKGADVNYAAKHNITPLHVASKWGKINMVTLLVAKGADIQAKTRDGLTPLHCAARSGHDLVVDMLLENGAPMHAKTKNGLAPLHMAAQGEHVDAARILLYHGAPVDEVTVDYLTALHVAAHCGHVRVAKLLLDRGADPNARALNGFTPLHIACKKNRIKMVELLLKHGASIGATTESGLTPLHVASFMGCMNIVIYLLQHDASPDIPTVRGETPLHLAARANQTDIIRILLRNGAAVDAKAREEQTPLHVASRLGNVDIVMLLLQHGAQPHATTKDLYTPLHIAAKEGQEEVASVLLDNGADLTATTKKGFTPLHLAAKYGHLNVARLLLQRDAPADAQGKNGVTPLHVAAHYDHQPVALLLLDKGASPHAVAKNGHTPLHIAARKNQMDIATTLLEYGAQADAESKAGFTPLHLSAQEGHSDMSSLLLEHQADPNHAAKNGLTPLHLCAQEDRAAVAHLLLRAGAQKDVQTKAGYTPLHVACHHGHVNMVRLLIEQGAEVNPITSAGYTPLHQAAQQGHVLVINLLLKNKANPNAVTNNGQTALGIANKLGYISVVEELKVVTETNITTTTTVNIEEKYKVMAPEAMQETFMSDSEDEGGGVDEPPMAYGRPTHAQHVYLPFYQGHMTYTRDDPILGDQQQYKYMTVDDMKSLGDDSMRMDVTHDEKNEYRNSMAPSHISNELIITPAAVKEYYATNTCSVPDNVDINRQPITVGLCRQEWSNLEYSFQLLGPKSQGSGLCRESFLVSFLVDARGGAMRGCRHSGVRVIVPPRCASSPTRITCRYVRPQRTPHPPPLMEGEALASRLLELGPVGAKFLGPVIIEVPHFASLRGKQREIVVLRSDNGETWKEHTLEANEEAIQDVLNHSFDGEELSQIDDLHTNRITRILTNDFPHYFAVVSRIRQEVHAIGPDGGTVSSSAVPLVQAVFPPSALTKKIRVGLQAQAIESELVSKLLGHSVAVSPIVTVEPRRRKFHKAITLSMPAPRAHSQGMINQYSGSAPTLRLLCSITGGQNKAVWEDVTGSTPLSFVKDCVSFTTTVSARFWLMDCRNVSDAARMATDLYTQATHAPFMAKFVVFAKRVNLFESRIRVFCMTDDKEDKTLEHQEHFVEIAKSRDVEVLENKEVFMEFAGNLVPVLQSGEQPRLGFKAFRENRLAFTMRLRDPDEQPLGRIIFMSDSKVAKGEPTQTPLCTLNLVLPKEIRPDRDSQSDLLSLDIDNSFLHHGGISKPDTIHRADFRLSDICNLLDEDWIKLAAELDVAPSDIALIQEEYPSNNPQQAMIMFRLWLRQKANKATGNKLELALKKIGRSDIVAKCICNVELVTDDMEKALAKVRLDQSGFDTLKDELGSSRDASLRRDTSLNKYIKGSQEELDKSDRSSDFHNQNSTDKDLTDTISDYNSFKKDRKLEESIENKLDNRIASPNANQEVMEEITQQLNNLQSTPKLKIDRNANTPPPSPAELHFNKEANFADQLQPSKEDLYQQDQPHYTETITEEIDPITGAKIMRTVRTVSQTITSSGGRNDEEMRQSMQNVLDQFMSEERNPH, from the exons ACGGATCCGAACACAGCATTCCTGAGGGCAGCAAGGGCAAATCAGTTGGATAAAATTCAAGAATACTTGGATTCAGGCACAGTTAGAGATATTAATACGTCAAATGCC AATGGTCTAAATGCTCTACATCTTGCGGCAAAAGATGGACACGTGGAAATCGCTAGAGAGTTATTAAAACGAGGTGCTATCGTTGATGCTGCCACAAAAAAGGGGAATACTGCTTTGCATATAGCTTCATTAG CTGGACAAGAAGAAATCGTAAGACTATTGGTTCAGCATAATGCTTCTCTTAATGTACAATCACAGAATGGATTTACTCCCCTTTACATGGCTGCTCAAGAAAACCACGATGGATGCGTTAAATATTTGCTATCAAAAGGAGCTAATCAAACTTTAGCGACAGAG gaCGGATTCACACCTCTAGCCGTGGCAATGCAGCAAGGTCACGACAAAGTTGTTGCTGTTTTGCTCGAAAATGACACAAGGGGAAAAGTGAGGTTGCCAGCTTTACACATTGCAGCTAAGAAAGATGATGTTAAAGCTGCCGCATTGTTATTACAA AACGAACATAATCCGGACATAACGTCTAAAAGCGGTTTTACACCACTGCATATAGCGGCTCATTACGGAAACGATAAAGTAGCATCGTTATTATATGACAAGGGAGCTGATGTTAATTACGCAGCGAAACATAATATCACCCCGTTACACGTAGCTAGCAAATGGGGTAAAATTAACATGGTCACTTTATTGGTGGCTAAAGGTGCTGATATTCAAGCAAAAACGCGAGATGGACTCACTCCTTTACACTGTGCCGCTCGGTCTGGTCACGATTTAGTGGTAGATATGTTGTTAGAAAATGGCGCACCTATGCATGCTAAAACGAAG AATGGATTAGCGCCTCTTCACATGGCAGCTCAGGGTGAACACGTTGACGCAGCTAGAATTTTGTTGTATCACGGTGCTCCAGTAGATGAAGTGACCGTTGACTATCTGACTGCCCTTCATGTAGCAGCCCACTGTGGACACGTTAGAGTAGCAAAATTACTACTGGACCGCGGTGCCGATCCAAACGCTAGAGCTTTGAACGGTTTTACACCTTTACACATTGCTTGCAAGAAAAATAGAATCAAAATGGTGGAACTTCTGTTGAAACACGGTGCAA gTATAGGTGCTACAACGGAGAGTGGCTTAACACCTCTCCATGTTGCCAGTTTTATGGGGTGCATGAACATTGTGATCTACTTACTCCAACATGATGCTAGTCCAGACATTCCAACTGTACGAGGGGAAACTCCTCTACATTTAGCGGCTAGAGCTAATCAG accGATATTATTCGCATATTGTTAAGAAATGGTGCAGCTGTTGACGCTAAAGCCAGAGAAGAACAAACACCTCTCCATGTAGCGTCCAGACTTGGAAATGTTGATATCGTTATGTTACTTCTGCAACATGGTGCTCAGCCTCACGCCACGACAAAAGATCTGTACACGCCGTTGCACATAGCAGCAAAAGAAGGACAAGAAGAA gTTGCCTCTGTTTTGCTTGACAACGGCGCTGATCTGActgcaacaacaaaaaaaggcTTCACTCCGTTACATTTGGCTGCCAAGTATGGGCACTTAAACGTAGCGAGATTACTGTTACAAAGAGATGCTCCCGCTGATGCACAAGGGAAAAATGGAGTTACACCTCTACACGTAGCCGCTCATTATGATCATCAGCCTGTTGCTTTGTTGTTGTTGGATAAAGGTGCTTCTCCACATGCAGTCGCGAAGAACGGTCATACGCCGTTACACATTGCTGCTCGTAAAAATCAG ATGGACATTGCCACAACATTGTTGGAATATGGCGCTCAAGCAGATGCTGAATCTAAAGCTGGTTTTACACCGCTACATCTAAGTGCTCAAGAGGGTCATTCAGATATGTCTTCTTTGTTGCTGGAACATCAAGCCGATCCTAATCACGCAGCAAAG AATGGATTAACACCGTTGCATCTGTGCGCTCAAGAAGATAGAGCGGCCGTTGCCCACTTATTACTGAGAGCAGGCGCACAAAAAGATGTACAAACTAAAGCTGGATACACTCCACTTCACGTAGCTTGCCACCATGGTCACGTAAATATGGTGCGGTTGCTCATAGAACAAGGTGCTGAGGTGAATCCAATAACTAGCGCTGGGTACACACCCCTGCACCAAGCAGCTCAACAGGGCCACGTTTTAGTTATTAATTTGCTGTTGAAAAACAAAGCAAATCCGAATGCAGTGACAAAT AACGGACAAACTGCTTTAGGTATTGCAAATAAATTAGGATACATCAGCGTAGTTGAAGAGCTGAAAGTTGTTACTGAAACTAATATTACGACGACGACAACAGTAAATATTGAAGAAAAGTACAAAGTAATGGCCCCTGAAGCAATGCAGGAAACGTTCATGTCAGATTCTGAAGATGAAGGAG GCGGAGTGGACGAACCGCCCATGGCTTACGGTCGACCAACGCATGCTCAGCACGTCTATCTACCCTTCTACCAGGGACACATGACCTACACAC GTGATGATCCAATACTTGGTGATCAGCAACAATACAAGTACATGACAGTTGATGATATGAAATCACTTGGAGACGATTCGATGCGAATGGATGTGACACACGACGAAAAAAATGAGTATAGGAATTCTATGG CTCCGTCACATATTAGTAACGAGCTTATAATTACTCCTGCTGCTGTAAAGGAATATTATGCGACTAATACATGTTCAGTGCCTGATAATGTGGACATCAACCGCCAACCAATTACTGTTGG CTTATGCAGACAAGAGTGGTCCAATCTAGAATATTCCTTTCAACTTCTGGGTCCCAAAAGTCAAGGATCGGGTCTATGCAGAGAAAG CTTCTTGGTGTCTTTCTTGGTGGACGCAAGAGGGGGCGCAATGAGAGGATGTCGACACTCAGGCGTGCGAGTTATTGTACCTCCTCGTTGTGCCTCAAGTCCAACAAGGATCACTTGTCGATATGTTCGCCCCCAAAGAACGCCTCATCCTCCACCTTTAATGGAGGGAGAAGCATTGGCTAGCAGGCTTTTGGAACTTGGCCCTGTCGGTGCCAAATTTTTAGG aCCAGTTATTATCGAAGTACCACATTTCGCATCTTTAAGGGGTAAACAACGTGAAATTGTAGTTCTTCGCTCAGACAACGGTGAAACTTGGAAAGAACATACTTTAGAGGCTAACGAAGAGGCGATTCAGGATGTTTTAAATCACAGTTTCGATGGAGAAG agtTGAGTCAAATTGACGATCTTCATACAAACCGAATTACAAGAATTTTAACGAACGATTTTCCACATTATTTTGCTGTCGTGTCTAGAATTAGACAAGAAGTTCACGCGATAGGTCCAGATGGCGGTACTGTCTCTAGTAGCGCCGTTCCTCTTGTTCAAGCAGTCTTCCCGCCCAGtgcattgacaaaaaaaattcgcgTCGGCCTTCAA gcGCAAGCTATCGAATCCGAATTAGTTTCTAAGTTGTTAGGACATAGCGTGGCAGTTTCGCCGATCGTAACAGTCGAACCAAGAAGACGCAAGTTCCACAAAGCTATCACCTTAAGTATGCCAGCTCCTAGGGCACATTCTCAAGGAATGATCAATCAGTATTCTGGATCCGCACCAACATTGCGACTATTGTGTTCCATAACAG GGGGTCAAAACAAGGCAGTTTGGGAAGACGTCACTGGCTCAACCCCATTGTCGTTTGTGAAAGACTGCGTGTCATTTACGACCACCGTATCGGCACGCTTCTGGCTGATGGATTGCAGAAATGTGTCCGACGCGGCCAGAATGGCAACAGATTTATACACACAG GCGACGCACGCACCTTTCATGGCAAAGTTCGTTGTTTTCGCCAAAAGAGTCAACCTTTTTGAATCCAGAATTCGCGTATTCTGCATGACCGACGACAAAGAAGACAAGACATTGGAACACCAGGAACATTTCGTCGAGATTGCGAAAAGTAGAGACGTGGAAGTGCTAGAGAACAAGGAAGTGTTTATGGAGTTTGCCGGTAATCTAGTGCCGGTTTTACAATCCGGCGAGCAACCCAGATTAGGATTTAAGGCATTCAGGGAGAATCGACTTGCTTTTACCATGCGCCTTAGAGATCCT GATGAGCAACCGCTGGGACGCATTATTTTCATGAGTGATTCCAAAGTGGCGAAAGGGGAGCCAACTCAGACTCCGCTCTGCACTCTCAATCTTGTTTTACCCAAGGAGATACGTCCAGATCGCGACTCGCAATCAGATTTACTCTCTCTAGACATTGATAACAGTTTCTTACACCACGGTGGCATAA GTAAACCGGATACGATTCATCGGGCCGACTTCAGACTGTCGGACATTTGTAATCTTTTGGATGAAGATTGGATAAAGCTTGCGGCCGAACTAGATGTCGCTCCGTCAGATATTGCCTTGATACAAGAGGAATACCCGAGCAATAATCCCCAACAAGCTATGATAATGTTCCGGTTGTGGTTAAGACAAAAGGCCAATAAAGCCACAG GAAACAAATTGGaattggcgttgaaaaaaattggacgGTCGGATATTGTGGCCAAGTGTATTTGCAACGTCGAACTTGTTACCGATGACATGGAGAAAGCTCTCGCCAAAGTGCGTTTAGATCAATCGGGCTTCGATACGCTCAAAGATGAACTCGGTTCTTCACGAGATGCTTCACTGAGACGCGATACGAGTTTGAATAAGTACATCAAAGGAAGTCAGGAGGAGCTCGATAAGAGCGATAGGAGca GCGACTTTCACAATCAAAATTCGACCGACAAGGACCTAACAGACACGATCAGCGATTATAATTCGTTCAAGAAAGATAGAAAATTGGAAGAATcgatagaaaataaattagataACAGAATTGCATCTCCCAATGCTAATCAAGAAGTAATGGAGGAGATAACTCAACAACTGAACAACCTTCAGTCAACacctaaattgaaaattgataGGAATGCGAACACACCCCCGCCGAGTCCTGCAGAATTGCATTTCAATAAAGAAGCGAATTTTGCAGATCAGCTACAACCATCGAAAG AGGATTTGTACCAACAAGATCAACCGCACTATACTGAAACAATAACAGAAGAGATCGACCCAATAACTGGAGCAAA AATTATGCGAACCGTTCGAACCGTAAGTCAAACCATCACATCGTCAGGGGGAAGAAATGATGAAGAAATGCGCCAATCAATGCAAAACGTTTTGGATCAATTCATGTCGGAGGAGAGAAACCCTCATTAA